The Quercus robur chromosome 7, dhQueRobu3.1, whole genome shotgun sequence genome has a segment encoding these proteins:
- the LOC126693419 gene encoding phosphatidylinositol 4-phosphate 5-kinase 4 isoform X1 yields the protein MNKESGVLKAWEATIRKTQAAKKRANNFLGTMSVAHVDDDDDDSNDDKDNNGRHSGEIYHAERVLPNGDYYTGQWCDNFPHEHGKYLWTDGCMYVGEWHRGKTMGKGRFSWPSGATYEGEFKSGYMDGMGTYTGSNGDTYKGQWIMNLKHGNGVKNFANGDWYEGEWRRGLQEGQGRYQWKNGKHYVGEWKNGEICGKGTFVWTNGNRFEGYWEDGLPKGHGSFKWVDGSFYVGNWSKDPIEQNGTYYPPESSPEANLEWDPQDVYNVDLCDCKICPGEKVSILPSQKKLAVWRSTKSGDGAKPRRVSVDGRVSVGIEKPMDRMRIWDGDESSDFVSRTPIEEGDSEDDMLGLHNDDVIPRGVPKIPLKVPRKAKRQGETICKGHKNYELMLNLQLGIRHSVGRPAPAASLDLKSSAFDPKEKVWTKFPPEGSKYTPPHQSCEFKWKDYCPLVFRTLRKLFNVDPADYMISICGNDALRELSSPGKSGSFFYLTNDDRYMIKTIKKAEVKVLLRMLSAYYNHFRAFENTLVTKFYGLHCVKLTGTIQKKVRFIIMGNLFRSDYTIHRRFDLKGSSLGRTTDKPETEIDETTILKDLDLNFLFRLQKSWFQEFCRQIDRDCEFLEQERIMDYSLLVGLHFREISTAGDLIPSGTQSPTGDSEGDGVPRLSRADMDQLLLDPSRWASIKLGLNMPARVEKTIRRNDCEFQLIGEPTGEYYDVVMFFGIIDILQDYDISKKLEHVYKSIQYDPTSISAVDPRQYSKRFRDFIFNIFTDDT from the exons ATGAACAAAGAGAGTGGTGTTTTAAAGGCATGGGAGGCCACAATTCGAAAAACACAGGCTGCAAAGAAACGTGCAAACAATTTCTTAGGAACCATGTCCGTGGCCCATGTAGATGACGATGACGATGACAGCAATGATGATAAAGACAACAATGGAAGACACAGTGGGGAAATATACCATGCTGAGAGGGTTCTCCCCAATGGTGATTACTATACAGGCCAATGGTGCGATAACTTTCCTCATGAACATGGCAAGTACTTATGGACCGATGGGTGCATGTACGTGGGAGAGTGGCATAGAGGCAAAACTATGGGGAAAGGTAGGTTTAGTTGGCCTTCCGGGGCTACATATGAAGGTGAGTTCAAGAGCGGTTATATGGATGGGATGGGCACGTATACAGGGAGTAATGGAGATACTTATAAAGGACAATGGATCATGAATTTGAAACATGGGAATGGCGTGAAGAATTTTGCCAATGGGGATTGGTATGAAGGCGAATGGCGGCGAGGATTGCAAGAAGGTCAAGGGAGGTATCAATGGAAGAACGGGAAACATTATGTTGGAGAATGGAAGAATGGAGAGATATGTGGTAAAGGTACATTTGTTTGGACTAATGGGAACAGGTTTGAAGGGTATTGGGAAGATGGATTGCCTAAAGGACATGGAAGTTTCAAATGGGTTGATGGGAGTTTTTATGTTGGGAATTGGAGTAAGGATCCCATTGAACAAAATGGGACTTATTATCCACCAGAGTCATCCCCAGAAGCCAATCTTGAATGGGATCCTCAAGATGTGTATAATGTTGATTTGTGTGATTGTAAGATTTGTCCAGGAGAGAAAGTCTCAATTTTGCCATCACAAAAGAAGCTTGCGGTTTGGAGGTCAACAAAGTCGGGGGATGGTGCTAAGCCTAGGAGAGTGTCTGTTGATGGGAGAGTGAGTGTGGGGATAGAGAAGCCAATGGATAGAATGCGTATATGGGATGGTGATGAATCTAGTGATTTTGTTAGTAGGACACCAATTGAGGAGGGAGATTCTGAGGATGATATGTTGGGTCTACATAACGATGATGTAATTCCAAGGGGGGTACCTAAGATACCATTGAAAGTACCAAGGAAAGCTAAGAGACAAGGAGAGACAATATGCAAAGGGCACAAGAATTATGAGCTCATGCTCAATTTGCAGTTGGGAATCAG GCATTCTGTTGGAAGACCTGCTCCAGCTGCATCCCTTGATTTGAAGTCTTCAGCTTTTGATCCAAAGGAAAAAGTATGGACAAAATTTCCTCCAGAAGGATCCAAGTACACTCCACCACATCAGTCCTGTGAATTTAAATGGAAGGATTACTGCCCATTAGTCTTCAG GACTCTGAGGAAGTTGTTCAATGTGGACCCAGCTGATTACATGATTTCAATCTGTGGGAATGATGCTCTCCGGGAACTCTCCTCTCCTGGTAAAAGTGGTAGCTTCTTTTACCTGACCAATGATGATCGCTACATGATAAAGACTATAAAAAAGGCAGAAGTAAAA GTGCTATTGAGGATGCTTTCAGCCTATTATAACCATTTTCGAGCCTTCGAAAACACTCTAGTAACCAAATTTTATGGTCTGCATTGTGTAAAGCTAACTGGAACTATCCAGAAGAAG GTACGCTTCATCATAATGGGGAATCTCTTTCGTTCCGACTATACCATCCACAGACGCTTTGACTTGAAGGGATCTTCCCTTGGCCGCACAACAGATAAGCCGGAGACAGAGATTGATGAAACCACCATCCTTAAAGACCTTGATTTGAACTTTTTATTCAGACTGCAGAAGTCATGGTTTCAAGAGTTTTGCAG GCAAATTGATAGGGACTGTGAGTTTCTCGAGCAGGAGAGAATTATGGACTATAGTCTTTTGGTGGGTCTTCACTTCAGAGAAATATCAACTGCTGGTGACTTAATTCCTTCTGGAACTCAGAGTCCTACTG GTGACTCTGAGGGTGATGGAGTTCCTCGTCTTTCAAGAGCAGACATGGATCAGCTTCTTTTAGACCCATCCAG GTGGGCTAGTATTAAATTAGGCTTGAACATGCCAGCACGGGTGGAAAAGACTATAAGAAGAAATGATTGTGAATTTCAGCTCATAGGAGAACCAACAGGGGAGTATTATGATGTTGTAATGTTTTTTGGAATAATTGACATACTTCAAGACTACGACATCAGCAAGAAGCTTGAGCATGTATACAAGTCCATCCAATATGACCCGACCTCTATATCAGCAGTTGATCCAAGACAATATTCAAAGCGCTTCCGGGATTTCATATTTAACATATTTACAGACGACACTTGA
- the LOC126693419 gene encoding phosphatidylinositol 4-phosphate 5-kinase 4 isoform X2 has protein sequence MNKESGVLKAWEATIRKTQAAKKRANNFLGTMSVAHVDDDDDDSNDDKDNNGRHSGEIYHAERVLPNGDYYTGQWCDNFPHEHGKYLWTDGCMYVGEWHRGKTMGKGRFSWPSGATYEGEFKSGYMDGMGTYTGSNGDTYKGQWIMNLKHGNGVKNFANGDWYEGEWRRGLQEGQGRYQWKNGKHYVGEWKNGEICGKGTFVWTNGNRFEGYWEDGLPKGHGSFKWVDGSFYVGNWSKDPIEQNGTYYPPESSPEANLEWDPQDVYNVDLCDCKICPGEKVSILPSQKKLAVWRSTKSGDGAKPRRVSVDGRVSEGDSEDDMLGLHNDDVIPRGVPKIPLKVPRKAKRQGETICKGHKNYELMLNLQLGIRHSVGRPAPAASLDLKSSAFDPKEKVWTKFPPEGSKYTPPHQSCEFKWKDYCPLVFRTLRKLFNVDPADYMISICGNDALRELSSPGKSGSFFYLTNDDRYMIKTIKKAEVKVLLRMLSAYYNHFRAFENTLVTKFYGLHCVKLTGTIQKKVRFIIMGNLFRSDYTIHRRFDLKGSSLGRTTDKPETEIDETTILKDLDLNFLFRLQKSWFQEFCRQIDRDCEFLEQERIMDYSLLVGLHFREISTAGDLIPSGTQSPTGDSEGDGVPRLSRADMDQLLLDPSR, from the exons ATGAACAAAGAGAGTGGTGTTTTAAAGGCATGGGAGGCCACAATTCGAAAAACACAGGCTGCAAAGAAACGTGCAAACAATTTCTTAGGAACCATGTCCGTGGCCCATGTAGATGACGATGACGATGACAGCAATGATGATAAAGACAACAATGGAAGACACAGTGGGGAAATATACCATGCTGAGAGGGTTCTCCCCAATGGTGATTACTATACAGGCCAATGGTGCGATAACTTTCCTCATGAACATGGCAAGTACTTATGGACCGATGGGTGCATGTACGTGGGAGAGTGGCATAGAGGCAAAACTATGGGGAAAGGTAGGTTTAGTTGGCCTTCCGGGGCTACATATGAAGGTGAGTTCAAGAGCGGTTATATGGATGGGATGGGCACGTATACAGGGAGTAATGGAGATACTTATAAAGGACAATGGATCATGAATTTGAAACATGGGAATGGCGTGAAGAATTTTGCCAATGGGGATTGGTATGAAGGCGAATGGCGGCGAGGATTGCAAGAAGGTCAAGGGAGGTATCAATGGAAGAACGGGAAACATTATGTTGGAGAATGGAAGAATGGAGAGATATGTGGTAAAGGTACATTTGTTTGGACTAATGGGAACAGGTTTGAAGGGTATTGGGAAGATGGATTGCCTAAAGGACATGGAAGTTTCAAATGGGTTGATGGGAGTTTTTATGTTGGGAATTGGAGTAAGGATCCCATTGAACAAAATGGGACTTATTATCCACCAGAGTCATCCCCAGAAGCCAATCTTGAATGGGATCCTCAAGATGTGTATAATGTTGATTTGTGTGATTGTAAGATTTGTCCAGGAGAGAAAGTCTCAATTTTGCCATCACAAAAGAAGCTTGCGGTTTGGAGGTCAACAAAGTCGGGGGATGGTGCTAAGCCTAGGAGAGTGTCTGTTGATGGGAGAGTGAGT GAGGGAGATTCTGAGGATGATATGTTGGGTCTACATAACGATGATGTAATTCCAAGGGGGGTACCTAAGATACCATTGAAAGTACCAAGGAAAGCTAAGAGACAAGGAGAGACAATATGCAAAGGGCACAAGAATTATGAGCTCATGCTCAATTTGCAGTTGGGAATCAG GCATTCTGTTGGAAGACCTGCTCCAGCTGCATCCCTTGATTTGAAGTCTTCAGCTTTTGATCCAAAGGAAAAAGTATGGACAAAATTTCCTCCAGAAGGATCCAAGTACACTCCACCACATCAGTCCTGTGAATTTAAATGGAAGGATTACTGCCCATTAGTCTTCAG GACTCTGAGGAAGTTGTTCAATGTGGACCCAGCTGATTACATGATTTCAATCTGTGGGAATGATGCTCTCCGGGAACTCTCCTCTCCTGGTAAAAGTGGTAGCTTCTTTTACCTGACCAATGATGATCGCTACATGATAAAGACTATAAAAAAGGCAGAAGTAAAA GTGCTATTGAGGATGCTTTCAGCCTATTATAACCATTTTCGAGCCTTCGAAAACACTCTAGTAACCAAATTTTATGGTCTGCATTGTGTAAAGCTAACTGGAACTATCCAGAAGAAG GTACGCTTCATCATAATGGGGAATCTCTTTCGTTCCGACTATACCATCCACAGACGCTTTGACTTGAAGGGATCTTCCCTTGGCCGCACAACAGATAAGCCGGAGACAGAGATTGATGAAACCACCATCCTTAAAGACCTTGATTTGAACTTTTTATTCAGACTGCAGAAGTCATGGTTTCAAGAGTTTTGCAG GCAAATTGATAGGGACTGTGAGTTTCTCGAGCAGGAGAGAATTATGGACTATAGTCTTTTGGTGGGTCTTCACTTCAGAGAAATATCAACTGCTGGTGACTTAATTCCTTCTGGAACTCAGAGTCCTACTG GTGACTCTGAGGGTGATGGAGTTCCTCGTCTTTCAAGAGCAGACATGGATCAGCTTCTTTTAGACCCATCCAGGTGA
- the LOC126693418 gene encoding uncharacterized protein LOC126693418 gives MGGALQKFAAGSEEKAKEINEIIDKCYEAHFTTEQMNYVEFFRAVCETVEDINKKLGNTQFRVPKTTTLTLAYKKHFKSKEKSLSKDEFQDMLKEVIFDTGVTGIGGAKDLILYIFGVPITTFVIKQSIMPRAIPNEVFIPSITSATVFILAKLNKI, from the exons ATGGGTGGAGCTTTGCAAAAATTTGCTGCTG GAAGTGAGGAAAAGGCTAAAGAAATCAATGAAATTATAGATAAATGCTATGAGGCACATTTTACCACGGAGCAGATGAACTATGTTGAATTCTTTCGAGCAGTTTGCGAAACTGTCGA AGATATCAACAAAAAGCTCGGTAACACACAATTTCGTGTACCGAAGACCACAACACTCACCTTAGCCTACAAG AAACATttcaaaagcaaagaaaaatcattgaGCAAGGATGAGTTTCAGGATATGCTCAAAGAAGTGATTTTTGATACAGGAGTTACTGGCATTGGTGGAGCAAAAGATTTAATCCTTTACATCTTTGGTGTCCCAATAACTACATTTGTTATCAAGCAAAGCATAATGCCACGTGCAATTCCTAATGAAGTTTTCATCCCAAGCATCACTTCAGCCACAGTCTTCATTCTTGCCAAACTCAACAAGATATGA